The Leishmania donovani BPK282A1 complete genome, chromosome 23 genome contains a region encoding:
- a CDS encoding ubiquitin-activating enzyme e1, putative, which produces MLSEEEQKRQLYSRQEYVVGSETQAKYGSTHVLVVGATGLSAEIIKNVVLTGVKSVKVLDDAVVTIEDLGTNFFLRPDDVGKARGAAVAQAAKELNRFVEVSSVSGDPLLHIPAVHVVIYTNAYTSTLAAANKVARANKVKFISCESRGVCGCIFVDGGESLDIVDTDGEDTVTCVVTAMSSDGLVTLHEEKNHECEAGSKVYFTGLKELPQANTTEPATPSAWKLFEVAEVISPHTMRLKGVSELVSAGTIINVGTSAYLHTTKKGRREHYRTLGECLDNPECLMVFDKEEKCTAANTLHAMFTAVARHGCAPTSPAEVEAVVKAAQAINPNAEATVMRTLLPVFGGDLNPMACFIGGMAAQEALKVCSGKFTPLHQWVYYDAREVLQVWQYGAKTVSASALSSSVAVFPDAPAARSRYAGQEAVLGHTFQEYLRQQKAFIVGAGALGCELIKNAALMGFGEVSITDMDTIEMSNLSRQFLFRSHHIGRPKSVVAAEAAGHINAEVKITAYEAKMGPETEAIFNEDFWAQQAVILNALDNVMSRKYVDSRCLFYQKPLLESGTLGTKCNMQPVIPFVTESYSSSYDPPEKGIPLCTLKNFPNAIEHTIQWARDLFHLLFVSVPADVNQYLNDPVAFANSLRNDPAAADAVVQNVNDALSRWPQNEQNCVRLARLLYQEHFNDGFRQLLHNIPLDKRNEDGQLFWSGAKKPPTPQEFDVSSEQDTEFVYHCACLFAKVYQLPAFSLSKEETARLAAAVTVPDFVPRHAVFATSESQTSQQTSSSSGLTVEQLPPVAHFGSRRMSAEEFDKDDITNHHVQFITYCSNLRARAYSIPVADFNQTKRIAGNIIPAMVTTTSLVTGLVGFEMLKYLLIQFHHARKPAVNGTGSNHNKFYLDADEEPEKLVTLFRSAFVNIALPFIAFSDPIIAPSHLYALPSGKKLRWGIWDRIDVSEGRDMLVKELVQLLHDRYELEVFMIALKNGKMIYTEFGGKAKDKEKRVSEVAQDKGEKAQDGIDYFDLVVTGMIGDNDDVDVPIIRYRYRF; this is translated from the coding sequence ATGTTgtccgaggaggagcaaaAACGACAGTTGTACAGCCGCCAGGAGTACGTCGTAGGGTCGGAGACGCAGGCGAAATACGGCTCGACGCATGtgctcgtcgtcggcgccacaGGCCTCAGTGCAGAGATTATCAAGAACGTTGTGCTCACTGGCGTGAAGAGCGTCAAGGTGCTGGACGACGCTGTGGTGACCATCGAGGATCTCGGCACGAACTTCTTTTTGCGGCCGGATGATGTAGGAAAGGcacgtggtgctgctgtggcgcaggcCGCCAAGGAGCTCAACCGTTTCGTCGAGGTCTCGTCCGTTAGCGGCGACCCGCTCTTGCACATTCCCGCGGTGCATGTGGTGATCTACACAAATGCCTACACGTCCACCCTAGCGGCGGCGAACAAGGTGGCGCGGGCGAACAAGGTGAAGTTCATCAGCTGCGAGAGCCGCGGCGTTTGCGGCTGCATCTTtgtggacggcggcgaaTCTTTGGACATTGTGGACACGGACGGCGAGGACACGGTCACGTGCGTGGTGACGGCCATGTCGTCGGATGGTCTCGTCACGTTGCACGAGGAAAAAAACCACGAATGTGAGGCAGGCAGCAAGGTATACTTTACAGGCCTCAAGGAGCTGCCGCAGGCCAACACGACGGAGCCGGCGACGCCATCGGCGTGGAAATTGTTCGAGGTGGCCGAGGTCATCTCGCCACACACTATGCGCCTGAAAGGCGTTTCGGAGCTCGTCAGCGCTGGCACTATCATCAATGTCGGGACGAGTGCTTACCTGCACACCACCAAGAAGGGGCGTAGGGAGCACTACAGAACGCTCGGCGAGTGTCTCGACAACCCCGAGTGCCTCATGGTCTTTGACAAAGAGGAGAAGTGCACGGCAGCCAACACGCTGCATGCGATGTTCACTGCGGTCGCccgccacggctgcgcgCCAACCTCGCCGGCTGAAGTGGAGGCTGtcgtgaaggcggcgcaggccaTTAACCCGAACGCAGAGGCAACCGTCATGCGCACGCTGTTGCCTGTCTTTGGCGGCGACCTGAACCCGATGGCGTGCTTTATTGGTGgcatggcggcgcaggaggcgctgaaggtgTGCAGCGGAAAGTTTACACCGCTGCACCAGTGGGTGTACTATGACGCGCgtgaggtgctgcaggtgtgGCAGTACGGAGCGAAGACCGTCTCTGCGTCAGCCTTGTCCTCGTCGGTGGCGGTGTTCCCCgatgcgccggcggcgcgatCGCGGTATGCTGGCCAGGAGGCAGTGCTCGGCCACACGTTTCAGGAGTACCTACGGCAGCAGAAGGCGTtcatcgtcggcgccggcgcgctcgGCTGCGAGCTCATCAAGAACGCTGCTTTGATGGGTTTCGGCGAGGTGTCCATCACGGACATGGACACGATTGAGATGAGCAACCTGTCTCGACAGTTCCTCTTCCGCAGCCACCACATTGGCCGCCCAAAGTCCGTCGTGGCAGCTGAGGCGGCCGGCCACATCAACGCCGAGGTGAAGATAACGGCGTACGAGGCCAAGATGGGACCGGAGACGGAGGCGATTTTTAACGAGGACTTTTGGGCGCAACAGGCGGTCATCCTCAATGCGCTGGACAACGTCATGAGTCGCAAGTACGTGGACAGCCGCTGCCTGTTTTATCagaagccgctgctggagagcgGAACGCTCGGCACGAAGTGCAACATGCAGCCCGTTATCCCCTTTGTGACGGAGagctacagcagcagctacgACCCGCCGGAGAAGGGCATCCCGCTCTGCACGCTCAAGAACTTCCCGAACGCGATCGAGCACACGATTCAGTGGGCCCGTGATCTGTTTCACTTGCTCTTCGTCAGTGTGCCAGCGGACGTGAACCAGTACCTGAACGACCCGGTCGCCTTCGCGAACAGTCTGCGCAACGacccggctgctgctgatgcggtCGTGCAGAATGTGAACGACGCGCTGAGCCGATGGCCCCAAAATGAGCAAAACTGTGTACGACTCGCGCGTCTTCTGTACCAAGAGCACTTCAACGACGGCTtccgccagctcctgcacaACATCCCGCTTGACAAGCGCAACGAGGACGGGCAGCTGTTCTGGAGCGGTGCAAAGaagccgccgacgccacaGGAGTTCGACGTCAGTTCGGAACAGGACACCGAGTTTGTCTACCACTGCGCCTGCCTCTTCGCCAAAGTGTACCAGCTACcggccttctcgctctccaaGGAGGAAACGGCAAGactggcggcggccgtgacaGTGCCCGACTTTGTACCGCGCCACGCCGTGTTCGCCACGTCTGAGAGTCAGACATCGCAGCAGACGTCGTCTTCCAGCGGGCTGACAGTGGAGCAGCTGCCCCCGGTTGCCCACTTCGGCTCGCGCCGCATGAGTGCCGAGGAGTTCGACAAGGACGACATCACAAATCACCACGTGCAGTTTATCACGTACTGCTCCAACCTGCGCGCTCGAGCCTACAGCATCCCTGTCGCAGACTTCAACCAGACAAAACGCATCGCAGGCAACATCATCCCTGCCATGGTGACAACCACGTCTCTCGTCACGGGGCTCGTCGGCTTTGAAATGCTCAAGTACCTTCTCATCCAGTTCCATCACGCGCGGAAGCCCGCAGTGAATGGGACGGGCAGCAACCACAACAAGTTCTACCTTGACGCAGATGAGGAGCCCGAGAAGCTGGTAACGCTTTTCCGCAGCGCCTTTGTGAATATCGCTCTCCCATTCATTGCCTTTTCGGACCCGATCATCGCGCCGAGTCACTTGTACGCACTGCCGAGCGGCAAGAAGCTGCGATGGGGCATCTGGGACCGCATCGACGTCTCGGAGGGTCGTGACATGCTTGTCaaggagctggtgcagctaCTGCACGACCGCTACGAGCTCGAAGTGTTCATGATTGCGCTCAAGAATGGAAAAATGATCTACACCGAGTTTGGAGGGAAGGCGAAGGACAAGGAGAAGCGTGTCTCAGAGGTTGCGCAAGATAAAGGCGAAAAGGCTCAGGACGGCATCGACTACTTTGACCTCGTCGTCACCGGCATGATTGGCGACAACGACGATGTTGATGTGCCCATCATCCGCTACCGCTATCGCTTCTAA
- a CDS encoding kinesin, putative, producing the protein MEGQERRSVVEMTNTKTILLDPKDGWAPKAQFDFDASLWSIPPTHRIVHTFQDTKHKTYATQKDVYNLIAKDLVPHVFNGFNSCILTYGQTGSGKTYTMMGLYDPNASCGGDGEEGIIPRVSNDIFIILKERMEEEAKTRPPRDRTKFRVEVSFVEIYMERVRDLLDPALRHTRGNERLQDARIRQDPYSGPFVEGVTKYEVENWAQCCTLLERGSQHRTTCATAVHNQSSRSHAIFQLTVVQEQVVPGNNKYALPAFKTQAGRINLVDLAGSERGGFQDYVKESAAINTSLLALRRVIDNLTERQNMLMEMAEAEITGKHYQERPLPQVPFRDSVLTWLLSDSIGGNARTTMVATLSPLVKNYADTLATLQWSSRARNLVTLVKMNDQALVHNGMASHAGALDNAVRIQRQNLDSLRQTLRSKQEAAQQLERQTKELKKSLTKTRGRERAILQDRAALIIQRAFHRFMFYKKYEAYELHHAKLRGGNKSGTGEAADYQKIRKEAEAREQAAKEALKAEEALTDEKAAAVARYESNHEARALRRREAEERRARVVEVINGNELLRQYGEKRRQEVEALRSVADDEKKEREMAVKKLADMIKVIADSKTDQHKRKVEEDQKMLEMLRKKRDEVRSRRYEVLRQLQALRERHKKVVKK; encoded by the coding sequence ATGGAAGGCCAGGAGCGTCGCTCTGTCGTCGAGATGACGAACACCAAGACCATTCTGCTAGACCCGAAGGACGGCTGGGCCCCCAAGGCGCAGTTCGACTTCGACGCGTCGCTCTGGTCGATCCCGCCGACGCACCGTATTGTGCACACATTCCAGGACACGAAGCACAAGACGTACGCAACACAAAAGGATGTGTACAACCTCATCGCCAAAGACCTCGTTCCGCACGTGTTCAACGGCTTCAACAGCTGCATCCTCACATACGGCCAAACCGGAAGCGGCAAGACGTACACGATGATGGGCTTGTACGACCCGAACGCCTcatgcggcggcgacggagaggagggcatcATCCCGCGTGTGTCCAACGACATCTTCATTATCCTCAAGGAGcgcatggaggaggaggccaagacgaggccgccgcgcgaccGCACGAAGTTTCGCGTCGAGGTGAGCTTTGTCGAGATTTACatggagcgcgtgcgcgaccTCCTCGACCCCGCACTGCGCCACACCCGCGGCAacgagcggctgcaggaTGCGCGCATCCGGCAGGACCCGTACAGCGGCCCCTTCGTGGAGGGCGTCACCAAGTACGAGGTAGAGAATTGGGCACAGTGCTGCACCCTGCTTGAGCGCGGCTCACAGCACCGCACGacgtgcgcgacggcggtgcacaACCAGTCGAGTCGCAGCCACGCCATCTTTCAGCTGACAGTGGTGCAGGAGCAGGTGGTGCCAGGAAACAACAAGTACGCCCTCCCCGCCTTCAAGACGCAGGCGGGCCGTATCAACCTGGTCGATCTCGCCGGCTCTGAACGCGGCGGTTTCCAAGACTACGTCAAGGAGTCGGCAGCCATCAACacctcgctgctggcgctgcgtcgtgtGATTGACAACCTCACGGAGCGGCAGAACATGCTAATGGAGATGGCGGAGGCAGAGATCACCGGCAAGCACTACCAAGAGCGGCCACTCCCGCAGGTGCCGTTCCGCGACAGTGTGCTGACATGGTTGCTGAGCGACAGCATTGGTGGCAATGCTCGCACGACCATGGTGGCCACACTCAGCCCGCTGGTGAAGAACTACGCCGATACCCTGGCGACCCTGCAATGGAGCAGCAGGGCTCGCAACCTCGTCACGCTGGTGAAGATGAACGACCAGGCATTGGTGCACAACGGCATGGCGTCACACGCCGGCGCCCTCGACAACGCCGTGCGCATTCAGCGGCAGAATTTGGATAGTCTGCGCCAAACGCTGCGCTCAAAGCaggaagcagcgcagcagctggagcgaCAGACGAAGGAGCTGAAAAAGTCGCTCACCAAGACGCGCGGGCGCGAGCGGGCGATCCTACAGGACCGCGCCGCCCTCATCATCCAGCGTGCTTTCCACCGCTTCATGTTCTACAAGAAGTACGAGGCCTACGAGCTGCACCACGCGAAGCTGCGAGGCGGGAATAagagcggcaccggcgaggCCGCTGATTATCAGAAGATTCGCAAggaagcggaggcgcgcgagcaggcggcgaaggaggcgctgaaggcTGAGGAGGCGCTGACAGACGAaaaggccgctgccgtggcgagGTACGAGTCGAATCACGAAGCTCGGGCTTTGCGCCGCCGTGAGGCCGAGGAACGTCGGGCAAGGGTCGTTGAGGTGATCAACGGCAACGAGTTGCTCCGGCAGTACGGGGAGAAACGCCGGCaagaggtggaggcgctTCGCAGCGTGGCTGATGacgaaaagaaggagagggagatggcCGTGAAGAAGCTGGCGGACATGATAAAGGTCATCGCTGACAGCAAAACGGACCAGCACAAGCGGAAGGTAGAGGAGGATCAGAAGATGTTGGAGATGCTGCGCAAGAAGCGCGACGAAGTGCGCTCGCGGAGGtacgaggtgctgcggcagctccagGCTTTACGGGAGCGCCACAAGAAGGTGGTGAAGAAGTGA